From Populus trichocarpa isolate Nisqually-1 chromosome 19, P.trichocarpa_v4.1, whole genome shotgun sequence, a single genomic window includes:
- the LOC18108097 gene encoding RING-H2 finger protein ATL78, translated as MSSTFSTPPLPFQHFHGVFHLRKLLLHNPLSPLPSSNAHHPLNPNATGDKSFNINVVVVFIVLMCALFSSLGLNSFVRCALWCSNVNGNSSNRGIKKKALKTFPVVNYSAKDSKLPGLDTECVICISEFVFGDRVRILPKCSHVFHVRCIDMWLSSHSSCPTCRHCLKETCHKIAGVSQASSSEQPPPPIQERVVNIAPLEREGLVSNYRGVS; from the coding sequence ATGTCTTCTACTTTTTCCACACCCCCTCTACCTTTCCAACATTTTCATGGTGTTTTTCACCTAAGAAAATTGCTACTACACAACCCTCTTTCTCCTTTACCTTCTAGTAACGCCCATCATCCATTGAATCCTAACGCCACAGGGGATAAGAGCTTcaatataaatgttgttgttgtcTTTATAGTCCTAATGTGTGCACTCTTTAGTTCACTTGGGCTAAATTCTTTCGTAAGGTGTGCATTATGGTGTTCAAACGTAAATGGAAATTCTTCCAATAGAGGGATCAAGAAAAAAGCCTTGAAAACTTTCCCTGTAGTGAATTACTCAGCAAAGGATAGTAAATTGCCTGGGTTGGACACAGAATGTGTCATATGCATATCAGAGTTTGTATTTGGTGATCGTGTTCGAATTTTGCCAAAGTGTAGCCATGTATTTCATGTGAGGTGCATTGATATGTGGCTCAGCTCACACTCATCTTGCCCGACATGCAGGCACTGCCTTAAGGAGACATGCCACAAGATTGCTGGTGTTAGTCAGGCTAGCTCATCAGAACAACCACCTCCTCCCATCCAAGAAAGAGTTGTGAACATTGCACCCCTCGAGCGTGAAGGTTTGGTCAGCAATTACAGGGGAGTCAGCTAA